From Flavobacterium arcticum, the proteins below share one genomic window:
- the mgtE gene encoding magnesium transporter — MEFKVSKDFVAQIEQYVEENREKELQNLLDDIHYADIAEIMGELSDSEATYIFHILDSEKTAEILLELDEEVREKILKELSSKEIAEELDELSTDDAADIIAELPQDRKEEVISEINDVEHAKDIVDLLRYDEDTAGGLMGKELVKVNENWNVLTCVKEMREQAVNVQRVHSIYVIDDENRLKGRLSLKDLLTTSTKTPVSDVYIPKVDYVKVNTPGVEVARIMQRYDLEAIPVVDELGRLVGRITIDDIVDVIKEEADKDYQLAAGISQDVEADDSILDLSRARLPWLVLALLGGFITVKVLGLFETAMDVHKELFYFTPLIAAMAGNVGVQSSAIIVQGLANNTLSGSLWKRLIKEVSLSLLNSSILAVILIVGSHFLLGVTYDVGLTVSISLISVIVIASLIGTFVPILLNKFGIDPALATGPFITTSNDICGILIYFSIAKMILGF; from the coding sequence ATGGAATTTAAGGTTAGTAAGGATTTTGTCGCTCAAATAGAGCAATATGTAGAAGAGAATCGCGAAAAGGAATTACAAAACCTTCTTGACGATATTCACTACGCGGATATTGCCGAAATTATGGGTGAACTTAGCGATTCTGAAGCGACCTATATATTCCATATTCTTGACAGCGAAAAAACTGCCGAGATACTTCTTGAACTTGACGAAGAAGTACGAGAGAAAATTTTAAAAGAACTTTCGTCAAAAGAAATTGCCGAAGAGCTTGATGAACTTAGTACAGATGATGCTGCCGATATTATTGCCGAACTGCCACAAGACAGAAAAGAAGAGGTAATATCTGAAATAAATGATGTAGAACATGCTAAGGACATTGTTGACCTGCTTCGCTATGACGAAGATACCGCAGGGGGGCTTATGGGTAAAGAGCTCGTAAAAGTAAACGAGAACTGGAACGTGCTTACCTGTGTAAAAGAAATGCGCGAACAAGCTGTAAACGTGCAACGTGTACACTCTATATATGTGATAGACGATGAAAACAGACTTAAAGGCAGGCTCTCTCTAAAAGACTTACTTACTACATCGACCAAAACACCTGTAAGCGATGTTTATATACCCAAGGTAGACTATGTAAAAGTAAATACACCAGGTGTAGAGGTAGCACGTATTATGCAGCGTTATGACCTTGAAGCAATACCAGTGGTAGACGAGCTAGGCAGACTTGTAGGACGTATTACTATTGATGATATTGTCGATGTAATTAAAGAAGAAGCCGACAAGGATTACCAGTTGGCAGCAGGTATATCACAAGACGTAGAGGCAGATGATAGTATCCTCGACCTTTCTCGTGCACGATTACCTTGGTTAGTGCTTGCTTTATTAGGTGGTTTTATAACCGTTAAAGTATTAGGATTATTTGAGACAGCAATGGATGTACACAAAGAGCTTTTCTACTTTACACCGCTTATTGCTGCAATGGCAGGTAACGTAGGTGTACAATCATCAGCAATTATAGTACAAGGTCTTGCTAATAATACCCTTAGTGGCTCGTTATGGAAACGCCTTATAAAAGAAGTTTCACTAAGCCTTTTAAACAGCTCTATATTAGCCGTTATATTAATAGTTGGTAGTCATTTTCTTTTGGGGGTAACCTATGATGTTGGGCTTACTGTAAGTATATCGCTTATATCAGTAATTGTTATTGCCTCACTAATAGGTACATTCGTACCAATACTACTTAATAAATTTGGTATAGACCCTGCACTCGCTACAGGACCATTTATCACTACCAGTAACGATATTTGCGGGATATTAATTTACTTCTCTATCGCAAAAATGATATTAGGATTTTAA
- a CDS encoding DUF805 domain-containing protein, translated as MIEWYLKVVRDNYATFSGRARRSEYWYFVLFNIIIGIILGIIDSVIGIDLLGTIYSLVVLIPSLAVGIRRLHDVGKSGWFTLIILIPLIGAIWLIVLYATEGDRGANEYGEDPKADYNEFEDIGKPEA; from the coding sequence ATGATTGAATGGTATTTAAAAGTAGTTAGAGATAACTATGCAACTTTTTCAGGTAGAGCACGCAGAAGTGAATATTGGTATTTTGTACTATTTAATATTATTATTGGTATTATACTCGGAATTATTGACTCTGTAATTGGAATTGACTTATTAGGTACAATATATTCATTGGTTGTACTCATCCCATCTCTTGCTGTAGGAATAAGAAGACTACATGATGTAGGTAAAAGCGGATGGTTTACATTAATTATATTAATTCCATTAATTGGTGCTATATGGCTTATTGTGCTATATGCGACCGAAGGAGATAGAGGAGCTAATGAATATGGCGAAGACCCTAAAGCAGATTACAACGAGTTTGAAGATATAGGAAAACCTGAAGCATAA
- a CDS encoding exodeoxyribonuclease III translates to MKIISYNVNGIRAAFTKGFLDWLQQADPDIICLQETKANQDQVDIAAIEAAGYPYHYWFSAQKKGYSGVAILSKHKPLNVVYGTGIDYMDAEGRNLRLDFENFSVMSLYLPSGTNSERLGYKFQYMDDFYDYINNLKTEVPNLIVCGDYNICHEAIDIHDPVRNKKVSGFLPEERVWLDGFINNGFIDSFRYFNKEPHNYSWWSYRANARNNNKGWRIDYCMVTEPMKDRLTRALILPEAKHSDHCPIVIEFE, encoded by the coding sequence ATGAAAATTATTTCTTATAACGTAAACGGTATACGTGCCGCATTTACAAAAGGTTTTTTAGACTGGCTACAACAAGCCGATCCAGATATTATTTGCCTACAGGAAACTAAAGCAAACCAAGATCAGGTTGATATCGCAGCTATAGAGGCTGCTGGTTACCCATATCATTACTGGTTTTCTGCCCAAAAAAAAGGCTATAGTGGCGTAGCAATATTATCTAAACATAAACCGCTTAATGTGGTGTATGGCACAGGTATTGACTATATGGATGCCGAAGGACGTAACCTTAGACTCGACTTTGAAAACTTCTCTGTAATGAGTCTTTACCTGCCTTCAGGAACAAATAGTGAAAGATTAGGGTATAAGTTCCAATATATGGACGATTTTTACGATTATATAAATAACCTAAAGACAGAAGTACCCAATTTAATAGTTTGTGGCGATTATAATATATGTCATGAAGCGATAGATATACACGACCCTGTTCGTAATAAAAAAGTATCAGGCTTCCTACCAGAAGAGCGCGTATGGCTAGACGGGTTTATTAATAATGGATTTATAGACAGTTTTAGGTATTTTAATAAAGAGCCACACAACTACAGTTGGTGGAGTTATCGTGCCAATGCACGTAACAACAATAAGGGATGGCGCATAGATTATTGCATGGTAACTGAGCCAATGAAAGACAGACTTACAAGGGCTTTAATATTACCCGAGGCAAAACACAGCGACCATTGCCCTATAGTGATTGAATTTGAATAA
- the serS gene encoding serine--tRNA ligase, whose protein sequence is MLQTVFIRENREKVIQALGKRNFDAQALVDEIIALDEKRRSTQAELDTVLSESNKLSKDIGALMKAGEKAKATLLREKTAQYKENSKELNEVLNTTSEELTQALYKLPNTPADIVPAGKSADDNEEVSREGDIPALHADAMPHWELAKKYDIIDFELGNKIAGAGFPVYKGKGARLQRALINYFLDKNTGAGYNEVQVPHLVNEASGYGTGQLPDKEGQMYHVGVDDLYLIPTAEVPVTNMFRDVIIEEKDLPVLCTGYTPCFRREAGSYGSHVRGLNRLHQFDKVEIVRIEKPENSYAALDGMVEHIKEILKELGLPYRVLRLCGGDMGFTSALTYDFEVFSTAQDRWLEISSVSNFETFQANRLKLRFRDKDGKNQLAHTLNGSSLALPRVLAGLLENYQTPEGIVIPEVLRPYTGFDIIN, encoded by the coding sequence ATGTTACAGACAGTATTTATTAGAGAAAACAGAGAAAAAGTAATCCAAGCACTGGGCAAAAGAAATTTTGATGCTCAAGCGTTAGTTGATGAAATCATTGCACTTGATGAAAAAAGAAGAAGTACCCAAGCGGAACTTGATACTGTTTTATCGGAATCCAACAAACTGTCTAAAGATATTGGGGCATTGATGAAAGCAGGCGAAAAAGCCAAAGCTACACTACTTCGAGAAAAAACAGCACAGTATAAAGAGAATAGTAAAGAACTTAATGAGGTATTAAATACCACATCAGAAGAGCTAACACAAGCTTTATACAAATTGCCAAATACACCGGCTGATATTGTACCCGCAGGTAAATCGGCAGATGACAATGAAGAAGTATCTAGAGAAGGTGACATCCCTGCGCTACATGCAGATGCAATGCCACACTGGGAGCTTGCCAAGAAATATGATATTATCGACTTTGAATTAGGTAATAAAATAGCAGGAGCAGGTTTTCCTGTATATAAAGGTAAAGGAGCAAGGTTACAGCGTGCACTTATCAATTATTTTCTTGATAAAAATACTGGAGCAGGTTACAACGAGGTTCAAGTACCTCACTTGGTTAACGAAGCATCTGGCTATGGTACAGGACAACTACCTGACAAAGAAGGGCAAATGTATCATGTAGGGGTAGATGATCTTTACCTTATCCCTACTGCAGAGGTACCCGTTACTAACATGTTCCGCGATGTAATTATCGAAGAAAAAGACCTGCCTGTATTATGCACAGGCTATACACCATGTTTCCGTAGAGAGGCTGGTTCTTACGGGTCTCACGTACGTGGTCTTAACCGCCTGCACCAATTTGACAAAGTAGAGATAGTACGCATCGAGAAACCTGAAAACTCTTATGCTGCTTTAGATGGCATGGTAGAACATATTAAAGAAATACTTAAAGAGCTTGGTTTACCCTATAGAGTATTACGCCTTTGTGGTGGCGATATGGGCTTTACATCGGCACTTACTTATGATTTCGAAGTGTTCTCTACCGCACAAGATCGTTGGTTAGAGATAAGCTCTGTTTCTAACTTTGAGACTTTCCAAGCAAATAGATTAAAACTACGTTTTAGAGATAAAGATGGTAAAAATCAACTGGCACACACGCTAAACGGTAGCTCACTGGCATTACCAAGAGTACTGGCAGGACTACTTGAAAACTACCAAACTCCTGAGGGTATTGTAATACCAGAAGTTTTACGCCCATATACTGGGTTTGATATTATAAATTAG
- a CDS encoding OmpA/MotB family protein, which yields MIKRISVGILALALTTSCVSSKVYKDLENKYADLKKENRSISDENTALAKEKNQLDLQTKDLQAQLEKTKAERDKLAADYAAAQSSLNTLKSSYNALEKNSSEALDSNMKKNRELLAQLEAKEKALAAEQERLNKLKSDLQDRSQRVDELEGMIANQDASLKRLKETLSKALNSFEGKGLTVEQKNGKVYVSMENKLLFGSGSWTVGTEGRRAVSEVAKVLADNPDIAVLIEGHTDNVPYNGNGQISDNWDLSTKRATAIVTIIKDNKGVDPKNLTAAGRGEYAPVASNETAEGKSKNRRIEIILTPKLDEISKMLNEI from the coding sequence ATGATTAAAAGAATTTCTGTAGGAATACTAGCTTTGGCACTTACTACTTCATGTGTGTCATCTAAAGTATATAAAGATCTTGAAAATAAATATGCTGACCTGAAAAAGGAAAACAGGTCAATATCTGATGAAAATACGGCTTTGGCAAAAGAAAAAAACCAACTAGACTTGCAAACTAAAGACTTACAAGCACAACTGGAAAAAACAAAAGCCGAACGCGACAAGCTAGCTGCTGACTATGCAGCAGCACAATCTAGCCTTAATACACTAAAGTCTTCATACAATGCTTTAGAAAAAAATAGTAGTGAAGCACTTGATAGCAATATGAAGAAAAATCGTGAATTACTGGCTCAGCTTGAAGCGAAAGAAAAAGCACTTGCAGCAGAACAAGAAAGACTAAACAAGCTAAAAAGTGACTTGCAAGACCGTTCGCAACGTGTAGATGAACTAGAAGGTATGATAGCTAACCAAGATGCGAGCCTAAAACGTCTAAAAGAAACACTTAGCAAAGCACTAAACAGTTTTGAAGGAAAAGGACTTACCGTAGAGCAGAAAAATGGTAAAGTATATGTAAGTATGGAAAACAAATTGCTTTTCGGCTCAGGTAGTTGGACTGTGGGTACAGAAGGTCGAAGAGCCGTTAGCGAAGTAGCTAAAGTACTTGCCGATAATCCTGATATCGCGGTACTTATTGAAGGGCATACTGATAATGTACCCTACAATGGTAATGGACAAATTTCTGATAACTGGGATCTTTCTACCAAGCGTGCTACGGCTATTGTAACCATTATTAAAGATAACAAAGGTGTAGACCCTAAAAACCTTACAGCAGCAGGACGCGGAGAGTATGCTCCTGTGGCAAGCAATGAAACTGCCGAAGGAAAATCGAAAAACAGAAGAATTGAAATTATCCTGACTCCAAAACTAGACGAAATTTCTAAAATGCTTAACGAAATATAA
- the rsmA gene encoding 16S rRNA (adenine(1518)-N(6)/adenine(1519)-N(6))-dimethyltransferase RsmA: MDKVRAKKHLGQHFLKDESIAKNIADALTLEGYDTVLEIGPGMGMLTKYLLEKELNTYVIEIDRESVEYLTEHYPKLHGKIISEDFLNYNLDNVFADVPLAIIGNFPYNISTQIVFRTLQMRDRIPEFAGMFQKEVAERICEKKGSKTYGILSVLVQAFYDAEYLFTVSEDVFIPPPKVKSGVLRLKRKENYHLPCDEKLFFAVVKTAFNQRRKTLRNSLKTYNLSDSLKEESIFDLRPEQLSVEDFIMLTQKIAANGI, encoded by the coding sequence ATGGATAAAGTAAGAGCAAAAAAACATCTAGGGCAGCATTTCCTTAAAGATGAGAGCATCGCAAAAAATATTGCCGATGCACTAACACTAGAGGGATATGACACAGTACTAGAAATAGGACCTGGTATGGGGATGCTCACTAAGTATTTGTTAGAGAAAGAGCTAAACACCTATGTTATAGAAATTGATAGGGAATCGGTTGAGTACCTAACAGAACACTACCCTAAGCTACATGGTAAAATAATTTCTGAAGACTTTTTAAATTATAATCTCGATAATGTTTTTGCCGATGTACCATTGGCAATAATCGGCAACTTTCCGTACAATATATCTACACAAATTGTTTTCCGTACGCTGCAAATGCGCGACAGAATACCCGAATTTGCAGGTATGTTTCAAAAAGAAGTAGCCGAACGTATCTGTGAGAAAAAAGGCAGTAAAACCTACGGAATACTATCTGTACTGGTGCAAGCTTTTTATGATGCTGAATATCTTTTTACCGTATCTGAGGATGTGTTTATACCACCTCCAAAGGTAAAATCAGGAGTACTTCGACTAAAGCGTAAAGAAAACTATCATCTGCCTTGCGATGAAAAATTATTCTTTGCAGTAGTAAAAACAGCTTTTAACCAACGTAGAAAAACACTGCGTAATAGTTTAAAAACCTATAACCTTTCTGATAGTTTAAAGGAAGAGAGTATCTTTGACCTTCGTCCGGAACAACTTTCGGTAGAAGACTTTATTATGTTAACCCAAAAAATAGCTGCCAATGGAATTTAA
- a CDS encoding GNAT family N-acyltransferase encodes MSLVTAKEVAKAIKTDKYGFLGTFSGWLLMKVLKISTVNKIYDKHKHLSDVDFLNALLDEFQIKFEIPEEDFKRLPKEGAYITVSNHPLGGLDGVLLLKLMLERRPDFKIIANFLLHRIEPMKDYIMPVNPFEGHKDAKSSVVGIKDALRHLSEDKPLGIFPAGEVSTYRDGKLVVDKPWEEGAIKLIKKANVPVVPIYFHAKNSRLFYFLSKMSDTLRTAKLPSELLTQKDRVIKVRIGKPISVAEQNEYENLDAYSEFLRRKTYMLANPFEKGTKLIDTSNLNLKLQKSPKQIAMPANHDEILAEVDKIRKADCRLLQSKNYEVFFVSADKIPNILHEIGRLREITFRAVGEGTNESLDLDDYDKYYHHMFLWDENTKQIAGAYRMGLGSDIYKKHGINGFYLHDLFRFEPELYDMLSKSIEMGRAFIIKDYQLKPMPLFLLWKGIVHITLRYPEHKFLIGGVSISNQFSDFSKSLMIEFMKSHYYDPYIAQYVHPKKEYKVKLKDADKDFVFNETESDVNKFDKIIEEVEPGNLRLPVLIKKYIKQNAKVIAFNVDPLFNNSVDGLMYIRIADLPESTVKPVMEEFQAELERKLIEKGEH; translated from the coding sequence ATGAGTTTAGTTACCGCTAAAGAAGTTGCAAAAGCAATAAAAACTGACAAGTATGGTTTTTTAGGGACTTTTTCAGGTTGGCTACTGATGAAGGTTTTAAAGATTTCTACTGTAAATAAAATATACGATAAGCATAAACATTTATCGGATGTAGACTTCCTGAATGCATTATTGGACGAGTTTCAAATAAAATTTGAAATCCCAGAAGAAGACTTTAAACGCTTACCTAAAGAAGGAGCTTATATAACTGTTTCTAATCACCCATTAGGTGGTTTAGACGGGGTTTTGTTATTAAAATTAATGCTCGAAAGACGCCCTGATTTTAAAATTATAGCTAATTTTTTATTGCACCGCATAGAACCAATGAAAGATTACATAATGCCTGTTAATCCTTTTGAGGGGCATAAAGATGCTAAGTCTAGCGTTGTAGGGATTAAAGATGCTTTACGTCACCTTAGTGAAGATAAACCTTTAGGTATTTTTCCTGCGGGAGAAGTGTCTACCTACAGAGATGGCAAACTAGTTGTAGATAAACCTTGGGAAGAAGGGGCTATAAAACTTATAAAAAAAGCAAATGTACCTGTAGTACCCATATATTTTCATGCTAAAAACAGCAGGTTGTTTTATTTTCTTTCTAAAATGAGTGATACTTTGCGCACCGCTAAGTTACCTTCTGAATTGCTTACACAAAAAGATAGGGTAATAAAAGTGCGTATTGGTAAACCTATATCGGTAGCAGAGCAAAATGAATATGAGAATTTAGATGCTTACTCTGAATTTTTGAGACGTAAGACCTATATGCTAGCCAATCCTTTTGAAAAAGGCACAAAACTTATAGATACATCTAACCTGAATTTAAAACTGCAAAAAAGTCCTAAGCAAATAGCTATGCCTGCTAATCATGATGAGATATTAGCAGAGGTAGACAAGATTAGAAAGGCTGATTGTAGATTGTTGCAAAGCAAAAACTATGAAGTGTTTTTTGTGTCGGCAGATAAAATACCTAACATACTACATGAAATAGGTCGCCTTCGGGAAATAACTTTTAGAGCAGTAGGCGAGGGTACTAATGAGTCGCTAGATCTTGACGATTATGATAAGTACTACCATCATATGTTTTTATGGGATGAAAATACCAAACAAATTGCTGGAGCTTACCGTATGGGGTTAGGTAGCGATATTTATAAAAAACATGGTATTAATGGTTTTTATTTGCACGATCTTTTCCGTTTTGAACCAGAACTTTATGATATGCTATCGAAGTCTATAGAGATGGGACGTGCTTTTATTATTAAAGATTATCAATTAAAACCAATGCCTTTATTTTTACTATGGAAAGGTATAGTACATATTACACTTCGTTATCCAGAGCATAAATTCTTGATAGGTGGGGTAAGTATCAGTAATCAGTTTTCTGACTTCTCTAAATCGTTGATGATTGAGTTTATGAAGTCACATTATTACGATCCTTATATTGCGCAGTATGTCCACCCTAAAAAGGAATATAAAGTAAAACTAAAGGATGCCGATAAAGATTTTGTATTTAACGAAACCGAATCGGACGTTAATAAGTTTGACAAGATAATTGAAGAGGTAGAGCCAGGTAACTTGCGCTTGCCTGTACTTATAAAAAAGTATATTAAACAAAATGCAAAGGTTATAGCATTTAATGTAGACCCGTTGTTTAATAACTCGGTAGATGGGTTAATGTACATTCGTATTGCCGACTTGCCCGAGAGCACAGTAAAACCTGTAATGGAAGAGTTTCAGGCAGAACTAGAACGTAAACTTATAGAAAAAGGTGAGCACTAA
- a CDS encoding DUF4286 family protein: protein MIIYNVTINIDDSVHDQWLTWIHEKHIPEMLQLGKFTEAKMVKVLVEEEMGGATYSIQFLTESKAMLERYYNEDAPRMREEGLKLFGDKMLAFRTELELLKQYTLS from the coding sequence ATGATTATATACAACGTAACTATAAACATAGACGATAGCGTACACGACCAATGGTTAACATGGATACATGAAAAACACATCCCTGAGATGCTACAACTAGGTAAATTTACCGAAGCAAAAATGGTTAAAGTACTTGTAGAAGAAGAAATGGGCGGAGCTACTTACTCTATACAATTCCTTACTGAGAGCAAAGCAATGCTAGAACGTTACTATAACGAAGATGCACCTAGAATGAGAGAAGAAGGTTTAAAGCTATTTGGCGATAAAATGCTTGCTTTTCGCACAGAGTTAGAGTTATTAAAACAATATACGCTTTCATAA
- a CDS encoding tetratricopeptide repeat protein: MKKLFLYIAFIFSVAVFGQNEQLAKNYFEKGEFEKALVIYEQLDEKQPSNTYIAQRMAAAYQQLEQYDEAQKLLLEKLERTKQPMLLVEIGYNYQLQKNTHEAENYYKQALDAIAQNPSHVYSIANTFEKKVLAKEALQAYEMAIAINKSLNFDYQMALLQGQLGNMDLMIENLLNYAFKNQKNLPIVQNQLSRFMNEESPEAFNTALRKTLLINTQKTQDIFWNQFLSWFFVQQRDYGKAFIQERAIYKREPDSFMNIVALAKLTVEEGENETARDILNYILENTQDPNLQMEAHKYLLKMDIATTGEKEYLAIKKRIDDLLAQFGISPYSLELQLLKANFDAFYLKDPDAGITTLNTALKLQLNKYQTAEVKMKLSDILLLEEKFNQAIIYYAQIEEELKNDAVGHEASLKVAKSTYFKGDFEWAQKQLKVLKSSSSQLIANDALELFLLITDNTVEDSTQTALKKFARADFKLYQNKKAEALEGFKNIITTDKTESIQDVTLLRIGKIYETQGQYDLALQYYQQIIDKYAEGIYIDEALFFSAEIYYKELNDTEKAKSLYEKVLFEHQDSIYFIEARKQFRLLRGDTTI, translated from the coding sequence ATGAAAAAACTATTTCTCTATATCGCTTTTATTTTTTCGGTTGCCGTTTTTGGGCAAAACGAACAATTGGCAAAAAATTATTTTGAAAAAGGAGAATTTGAAAAAGCACTCGTTATTTATGAACAACTAGACGAGAAGCAACCTAGCAATACTTACATAGCACAACGCATGGCTGCGGCTTACCAGCAGTTAGAACAATATGATGAAGCACAAAAACTACTATTAGAAAAGCTAGAAAGAACTAAACAACCCATGTTACTTGTAGAGATTGGGTATAACTATCAGTTACAAAAAAACACTCACGAAGCTGAAAACTATTATAAGCAAGCACTAGACGCTATAGCACAAAACCCTAGTCATGTATACAGCATAGCCAATACTTTCGAGAAAAAGGTATTAGCAAAAGAAGCACTGCAAGCCTATGAAATGGCAATAGCGATAAACAAAAGCTTGAATTTTGATTATCAAATGGCGTTACTACAAGGTCAGCTTGGCAACATGGACTTGATGATAGAAAACTTGCTCAACTATGCTTTTAAAAACCAAAAAAACTTACCCATAGTACAAAACCAACTCTCGCGATTTATGAACGAAGAATCGCCAGAAGCATTTAATACTGCACTACGAAAAACATTACTTATAAACACCCAGAAAACACAAGATATTTTCTGGAATCAGTTTCTAAGTTGGTTTTTTGTACAACAGCGTGACTACGGCAAAGCCTTTATACAAGAAAGAGCCATATACAAGAGAGAGCCTGATAGTTTTATGAACATAGTAGCCCTAGCAAAACTTACTGTTGAAGAAGGCGAAAACGAAACGGCACGCGACATACTAAACTATATACTAGAAAACACACAAGACCCTAACCTGCAAATGGAGGCGCACAAGTATCTGCTAAAAATGGATATTGCAACAACAGGAGAAAAAGAATATCTAGCTATCAAAAAACGTATCGACGATTTACTAGCACAATTTGGTATAAGCCCTTACTCACTAGAACTGCAATTGCTAAAAGCAAACTTTGATGCATTTTACCTTAAAGATCCTGATGCGGGTATTACAACTTTAAATACCGCATTGAAACTTCAATTGAACAAATATCAAACAGCCGAAGTAAAAATGAAGCTATCGGATATATTGTTGCTAGAAGAAAAATTTAATCAGGCAATAATATACTATGCCCAAATAGAAGAAGAACTAAAAAATGATGCCGTAGGGCATGAAGCAAGCCTAAAAGTGGCAAAAAGCACCTACTTTAAAGGCGATTTTGAGTGGGCACAAAAACAACTAAAAGTACTAAAATCATCGTCATCACAGCTTATTGCTAATGATGCATTAGAGCTTTTTTTACTAATTACTGATAACACAGTAGAGGATAGTACCCAAACGGCTTTAAAAAAGTTTGCTCGTGCTGATTTTAAACTATATCAAAATAAAAAAGCTGAAGCACTAGAAGGGTTCAAAAATATTATAACTACAGATAAAACCGAAAGCATACAAGATGTTACCCTATTACGCATAGGCAAAATATATGAAACACAAGGGCAATATGACCTTGCCCTACAATACTACCAGCAAATTATTGATAAATATGCCGAAGGTATTTATATAGACGAAGCCCTATTCTTCTCGGCAGAAATTTATTATAAAGAACTAAACGATACCGAAAAAGCTAAATCATTATACGAAAAAGTGCTTTTTGAACATCAAGACAGTATCTATTTCATAGAAGCAAGAAAACAGTTTAGACTGCTAAGAGGAGATACAACTATTTAG